The genomic interval GTTGAGGGTCGCGTCGATACGCGCTTGCACCTGCTGCAGTCGTACCTGCAGCTCTTCGCGGCGCTCCAATTTATGCCTCCTTTGGCAGCCACACCACGCCGGCCTGGCGGCCTGTCGTGCCTTCGCGGCGGTAAGAAAACAGATCTTCGTCTTCGATGGTGCAGCGTGGATCAGAATCAATCATTTGCACACCCAGGCTGAGCATTTGACGCAGCAGCCCTGCGCGGATGTCCAGTCCTGTGGTGCCTTTTGTCGTACGCGCAATGGAACCTGGAAGTTTGGCTTCCACATCGCGCGCCATGGCCTCTGGGACCTCGTAGTTCGCACCCGATGCCGCTGCACCCATGAGCGCATGAATGCGGCTGGGTTTCGCGCCGAGCTCCTCCATCTTCGCAATGGTTTTAGCTACGATGCCATTGCGGGCTCCCATGCGGCCTGCATGCACTGCCGCAATCACGCCAGCGTCGGTGTCTGACAGCAGCACTGGCACGCAATCAGCAACCAAAACGGCCAGCGCTAGCCCTCGTTGCGTGGTCACTAGCGCATCGGTGGCCTCTACAGCCTGGCCATCCGCTGGGGCTTCATCAATGACTGTGACGGTATTGGAATGAATTTGCTCCATGTACA from Corynebacterium glutamicum ATCC 13032 carries:
- the pgeF gene encoding peptidoglycan editing factor PgeF, encoding MDSLDPRNRPVRKVFTTRAGGVSQSPYASFNLGDHVGDDPQAVASNRNRLADIIGLSPDKVVYMEQIHSNTVTVIDEAPADGQAVEATDALVTTQRGLALAVLVADCVPVLLSDTDAGVIAAVHAGRMGARNGIVAKTIAKMEELGAKPSRIHALMGAAASGANYEVPEAMARDVEAKLPGSIARTTKGTTGLDIRAGLLRQMLSLGVQMIDSDPRCTIEDEDLFSYRREGTTGRQAGVVWLPKEA